The genomic window GTATCCCCTTGCCCTTGTACGGTTCCGGGGGGTAGAAGCCGCGTATCTCCGCGGCGACCTGGCCGACCGCCTGCTTGTCGCACCCGGTCACCGTCAGCATGTTCTCCTTGCCGAGGGTGATCCGGATCGTCTCGGGGAACTCGTAGTCGATCGGGTGCGAGAAGCCGAGCTGGAGCACCAGGCGGCGCCCCTCGATCTTGGCCTTGTAGCCGACGCCGACGATCTGGAGCGTCTTTTCGTACGGCTTCGACACGCCGCGGACCATGTTGGAGATCAGCGTGCGCGTGACGCCGTGAAGGGCCGAGCCGTTCTTCGCCCCCGGCGCGCACGCGACCTTCACCTGCGTCCCCTCCACGGCGGCGGAGATGCCGTCGGGGAGCTTCAAGGCCAGCTCGCCCTCGGGTCCCTTCACCGTGACGCTCCGCCCCGCGAAGGCCACCTGCACCTTCGGCGGCAGATCGATCGGTTTCTTTCCCACCCGCGACATTGTCGTACTCCCCTTTGACGTTGCCCCACACACCGCGCCACAACCGCGACAGCCCGCCCGCGGCGGACTCCCCGCTTACCAGGCGTAGCAGAGGATCTCCCCGCCGACCCCTTCCCTGCGGGCCTGCGTATCGGTCAAGACCCCCTTCGGGGTCGTGAGGATCGCCACGCCGAGCCCGCCGAGCGGCCGCGGGATCTTCTTCTTGTCGACGTACTTCCTGCTGCCGGGCGTGCTCACCCTCCGGAGGCCGCGGATGACCTCCTTGCCGCCGGGGGCGTACCGCAGGTACACCCGAAGGATCCCCTGCGGGGGGGCGTCCGCGATCTTGAAATCATCCACGAACCCCTCGCTCTTGAGCACCCGCACAAGGGCGAGCTTCAAGGTCGACTTCGGGATGTCCACGAACTCGCGGCGCGCCTTGCTCGCATTGCGAATCCGGGTCAGCATATCCGCAACCGGATCGGTCATCGTCATACAATCCATCCTTATCTATCTGTCGCCGCAGCGGCCGCGAGGATCAGAGGAGCACCGCAGCGCTTCTTCCCCTCCGAGGCCCCCGTGCGCCCTGCGGCAACGGCTACCAGCTGGCCTTCACCACGCCCGGGATCTCGCCGCGCGACGCGAGCTGGCGGAAGCAGATCCGGCACATCTGGAACTTGCGCAGGTAGCCCCTCGACCGGCCGCACCGCAGGCAGCGGGAATACCCGCGCACCTCGAACTTCGGCGCGCGCGCCGACTTCACCCTCTGACACGTCTTTGCCATACCCTTTTCGTCTCCCGTCTCCCCCCCGTCTCCAGGGGGATCACTTCTTCGCGAACGGCATCCCCAGGAGCTCGAGCAGCGCTTTCGACTCCGCGTCGGTCTTCGCCGAGGTGACGATGGCGATATCCATTCCCTGGGGGCGCTTGATCTTGTCCAGCTCGATCTCGGGAAAGATGCTCTGCTCGACGACGCCGAGCGCGTAGTTCCCGCGCCCGTCGAACGAGGAGACCGGAACCCCGCGGAAGTCCCTGATCCTGGGAAGCACGACACTCACGAGGCGGTCGAGGAACTCGTACATCATCGCGCCGCGGAGGGTCGTCTTGCAGCCGATCTTCGACCCGCTGCGCAGCTTGAAGTTCGAGATGCTCTTCGACGACTGCGTCATGGCGGGCTTCTGCCCGGTGATGAGCGCGAGATCCGCCGCCGCGTCGTCGAGGATCTTGGAGTCCTGGGTCGCCTCCCCGACGCCCATATTCACCACGATCTTCTTTAGGCGCGGCGCCTGCATCCTGTTCGCGTACCCGAAGCGCTTGATCAGTTCGGGCACGATCTCCTTCGTGTACCGTTCACGCAACCGCGACATAGATCACTCTCCATCCTTCGCACGGCCCGAGCCGGGCGGACGGCGCGCTACGCCTTCCCCACCGGCTCCCCGCACACGCGGCAGCACCGCACCGCGCTCCCGTCGGCGAGCTGTTTGCTTCCCGTCCGCACCCCGCGCCGGCACTTCGCGCAGTACGGCATCAGGTTCGATATGTGGATCGACCGTTCCTTCTGGACGATCCCCCCCTTGGGGTTCTTCTGCGTCGGGCGCATATGCCGTTTCGAGAGGTTGAACCCCTCGACGATCGCCCGCTGGGTGCCGGGGAAAACCCTGAGCACCGTGCCCGTCTTCCCGGCGAAACGCTCCCGGCCCGCGACCGCGACGACCAGGTCGCCTTTCCGTATCCTTGTCTTCATCGCTCTCCGTTCCCGACCGCCGCCCTCAGATCACCTCGGGGGCGAGCGAGATGATCTTCATGAAGTTCCTGTCGCGCAGCTCGCGCGCGACCGGTCCGAATATCCTCGTCCCCTTGGGGTTGTTCTGCTGGTCGATGATCACCGCGGCGTTGCGGTCGAACCTGAGGAACGACCCGTCCTCGCGCCGAATCGGCTGGCGCGTCCTGACCACGACCCCCCGCACGACCTCGCCCTTCTTGACGATCCCGTCGGGCACCGCCTCCTTGACCGAGGCGATGATCACGTCCCCGACGTGGGCGTACCGCCTCCCGGATCCCCCCAGGACCTTGACGCACGCGATCTGGCGGGCGCCGGAGTTGTCGGCGACGTCGAGGCGCGTCCGCAGCTGTATCATGACGCCGCTCCCCCGGGCGTGTGCCCGGCTGTGCCGGCATCCGAAAGATCGTGCGCCGCGCCCGCGTCCGCCGCCGCGGCCCTTTTCTCCCTCGGCCCGCGGATCGACTCCTCGATCTCCTGGACCTCGGCCTCGGTCGCCGCCGGCCCCCCGAGCCCCCGGCCCTTCGCGATGACCTCAACGAGACGCCACCGCTTCAGCCGGCTCATCGGCCTGCACTCCTCGATGCGGACGGTGTCGCCCTCCTCGGCCCGCCCCTGCTCGTCATGCACGTAACAGCGCGTGCGGGCGGAGATCACCTTGTCGTACCGCGGGTGGCGCTGTACGCGCCTGACCTCCACGATGGCGGTCTTGGCGCTCGGGACGGAATCCACCGTCCCGACCCGCGTCTTCCTCTTGCCCCTGGTCTGGTTCGTCATCACGCCTCTGTCTCCTTCACGGCCGCCTCACCCGAGGCGGGGCGCCCCTTCAACACCGTGAGGGCCCGGGCGATGTCCTTCCGTATCGCGCCCACCCGACTGTACTGCTCCATCTGCCCCGTCATCGCCTTCACCCTGAGGGCGAAGAGCTCCTCCCGCCACCCGGCAAGGAGGTGGTGCAGCTCCTCCGGCGCCTTCTCACGCATCTCCTTGGCTTTCACCGTCGTGCCCCCTCGTCGCGCCCGGCCGGGCGCCTACCGCATCGTGCTCCGCGAAACAAACCGGGTCCTGATGCCGAGCTTGGCGGCGGCGCGGCTCATCGCCTCCTGCGCCGTCGCCGGGCCGATGCCGTCGACCTCGAACAGGATCCGTCCCTTCCTCACCACGGCCACCCACGTCTCCGGGGCGCCCTTCCCCTTCCCCATCCGCGTCTCGGCCGGTTTCTTCGTGACCGGCTTGTCGGGGAATACCCGTATCCACACCTTCCCGTGCCGCTTCAGGTGGCGCGTGACGGCGACGCGCGCGGCCTCGATCTGGGTCGTCGTCACCCACGCGTTCACGAGGGACTGGAGACCGTACTCGCCGAAGGCGACCGTGGTGCCCCGGGTCCCGTGCCCCTTCATGATGCCGCGCTGCTGTTTCCTGAACTTGCTCTTAGCCGGCTGGAGCACCATCCCGAACAACCTCCCTTCCCGGAACCTTTTCGCCCTTGTAGATCCAGACCTTCACGCCGATCTGCCCGTACGCGGTGCGCGATTCGGCGAAACCGTAGTCGATCTCCGCGCGGAGGGTGTGCAGCGGTATCTTCCCCTCGCGGTACGCCTCCGATCGCGCGATCTCGGCGCCCCCGAGGCGGCCGGCGCAGTGTATCTTCACCCCCTGGGCCCCCGCGTCCATCGTGAGCGACACGGCGCGTTTCATCGCGCGGCGGAACGAGACGCGCTTGAGGAGTTGGGAGGCGACGTTCTCCGCGACGAGCTGGGCCTCGACCTCGGGACGCTTGATCTCGGTCACGTCCAGCACGATCTCCCTGCCGGTCATCTCGGCCAGCTCGTCCCGCAGCTTGTCGATCTCGGCCCCCTTGCGGCCGATGACGATGCCGGGGCGGGAGCTCCAGATATTGATCCTGACCTTCTTCCCGTAGCGCTCGATGCAGACCCTGGCGATCCCCGCGAAGCCCAGGCGTTCCTTGATGAACCCCCTGATCTTCACATCCTCGTTCAGCATCGTCCCGAAGTCGCGCTTGGCGCCGTACCATTTGGAGCGCCACTCCTGGTTGATCCCGAGCCGAAGCCCGATCGGATTAACTTTCTGCCCCACGTGTGCCTCCCTGTGCCCTCGCGCCGCGTTCCGCCCGCGCCGTCTTCGCCGCGGGCGCCTTCCTGCCGGACGTCTTCGTGTCGGATGCCGGCTCCCCCTCGCGCACCACGATGGTGATCCGGCTCGTCCGCTTCCGTATCGGCGTCGCCCTCCCCATCGCGCGGGGCATATACCGTTTGAGCGTCGGGCCTTCGTCGACGAACGCCTCCCGCACGACGAGCGGCACCGGCTTCTCCTTCCCCGTCGCGTTCGCCACCGCAGAGTCGAGGATCTTGCGCACCGGCCCCGCGCCCCGCTTGCGGCACATCCGGAGCGCCTGCGCGGCGTCCTGCACGCTGCGCCCGCGGATCAGATCGACCACGAGGCGCGCCTTCCGCGGCGCGATCCGCAGGTAGTTCCCCACCGCCTTCGCCTCTTTCATCTATCTGTCCTCTCGCTCGATCGCCCGATCGCTCACTTCGCCGCCGCCGACTTCTCGGTGTGCACCCCGTGCCTCCGGAAGGTCCGCGTGGGCGCGAACTCGCCGAGCTTGTGTCCGACCATGCTCTCGGTGACGAAGACCGGGATGAACTTCTTCCCGTTGTGCACCGTGAAGGTGTGCCCGACGAAATCCGGGACGATGGTGCTCCGACGCGCCCATGTCTTCAACGGCCGCCGCTCGTTGCCGCGGTTCATCCGCTCGACCTTCTTGAGAAGCTTCTCGTCGACGTAGGCGCCCTTCCGTATCGATCGTGCCATTGTTTCTCCTCACCCGGTTCCCGGTCCGCGGCGGGCAATTACGCCTTGCCGCTTCCTCCGCGCCGACGCTTCTTCACCCTCGCCTTGACGACGTGGCGCGCCGGCTTTCTCCTCGAGCGGGTCTTGCCGCCCTTCGCGAGCACCCCCGTGGGCGAACACGGATGCCGCCCGCCGGAGGACCGCCCCTCTCCGCCGCCCATCGGATGATCGACCGGGTTCTGCGCCACGCCGCGCACCTTCGGGCGCCGCCCGAGCCAGCGGCTGCGCCCCGCCTTGCCGAGGCGCACCGCCTCGTGCTCGCTGTTCCCGACCTGCCCGACGACGGCCATGCAGCGCACGTTGACGAGCCGCACCTCCCCGGAGGGGAGGCGCACGTGCGCGTAGGCGCCGTCGCGCGACAGGAGCTCCGCGCCGTTGCCCGCCCCGCGGGCGAGGATCCCCCCGGCGCCGGGGCGCAGCTCGACGCTGTGGATCTGCGTCCCCAGCGGGATCTCGGCGAGCGGCAGCGCGTTGCCGATCCGCGGCTCGATGTTCTGGCCCGACACGACCGTGTCCCCGACCCCGAGCCCGACCGGCGCCAGGATGTACCGCTTCTCTCCGTCGGCGTAGTGCAGGAGGGCCAGGCGCGCCGCCCTGTTCGGGTCGTACTCGATGGCGGCGACGCGCGCGGGGATCCCCGCCTTGTTCCGCTTGAAGTCGACGATCCGGTAGCGCCGCCGGTGCCCGCCGCCGAGGTGGCGCACCATGATGCGCCCCATGAAGTTCCTGCCCGCCTTCTTCCGGACGGCGACGGTCAGGCGCTTCTCGGGGGACCGCTTCGTGATCTCCTTGAAATCGTGCCCCGTGATCCAGCGGCGGCTCGGGGTCGTGGGCCGGTATGTCTTGATTCCCATAATCTCACTCCACCTTTACACGCTCTCTGCGTCGCCACGGATCGACGCGGATCGTCACGGACAGATTCTGCATTCCCTGCTCTTCACGCATCCGTGAAGATCCGTGGCAACGATACCGTACATCAGGTCGCGTACTCGATCGTGTCGCCCTCGCGCAGCGTCACGATCGCCTTCTTCCAATCGGGGGTCTTGCCGACCTGCCACCGCACCCGTTTCAGCTTGCCCCGCATCGTGATCGTGTTGACCTTCGTCACCTTCACCTTGAAGGCGGTCTCCACGGCCTTTCTGATCTCTATCTTGTTCGCCCGGATGTCCACCGCGAAGGCGTACCGGCCGCCCTCGCCGGCCCCGCCGCCCGCCTTCTCGGTGATCACCGGCCCCTTGATGATGCCGCGCCTGTCGCTCATGTCAGAGTCGCTCCTGCAAAAACTCGAACTCCCCCCGCGCCATCACGACGGCCCCGTGCGCCATCAACAGCCAGGCGCTCAAGGCGCCGCGCTGCGCAACGGAGGCGCCGGGGATGTTCCGGGTCGCCCTCTCGACGGCCGGATCCGGCGCGCCCAGGACGATCAGCGGGGCGTTCGCCGCGCCGATCGTCTTCAGCCACCCCGCCATCTCCTTCGTCTTGGCGGGACGGGCGACCGCGTCCACGAGCACGATCTCGCCCCCCCGCACCTTGTCCGCGAACGCCGCCGCGAGCGCCTTGCGCCGCAGCGCCTTGGGGATCGAACGGCCGAAATCCCGCGGCTTGGGACCGAACGTGGCCCCGCCGCCGCGCCAGACCG from Chlamydiota bacterium includes these protein-coding regions:
- the rplF gene encoding 50S ribosomal protein L6, which gives rise to MSRVGKKPIDLPPKVQVAFAGRSVTVKGPEGELALKLPDGISAAVEGTQVKVACAPGAKNGSALHGVTRTLISNMVRGVSKPYEKTLQIVGVGYKAKIEGRRLVLQLGFSHPIDYEFPETIRITLGKENMLTVTGCDKQAVGQVAAEIRGFYPPEPYKGKGIRYKDERVRRKAGKAVATTS
- the rpsH gene encoding 30S ribosomal protein S8 produces the protein MTMTDPVADMLTRIRNASKARREFVDIPKSTLKLALVRVLKSEGFVDDFKIADAPPQGILRVYLRYAPGGKEVIRGLRRVSTPGSRKYVDKKKIPRPLGGLGVAILTTPKGVLTDTQARREGVGGEILCYAW
- a CDS encoding type Z 30S ribosomal protein S14; its protein translation is MAKTCQRVKSARAPKFEVRGYSRCLRCGRSRGYLRKFQMCRICFRQLASRGEIPGVVKASW
- the rplE gene encoding 50S ribosomal protein L5 encodes the protein MSRLRERYTKEIVPELIKRFGYANRMQAPRLKKIVVNMGVGEATQDSKILDDAAADLALITGQKPAMTQSSKSISNFKLRSGSKIGCKTTLRGAMMYEFLDRLVSVVLPRIRDFRGVPVSSFDGRGNYALGVVEQSIFPEIELDKIKRPQGMDIAIVTSAKTDAESKALLELLGMPFAKK
- a CDS encoding 50S ribosomal protein L24, which produces MKTRIRKGDLVVAVAGRERFAGKTGTVLRVFPGTQRAIVEGFNLSKRHMRPTQKNPKGGIVQKERSIHISNLMPYCAKCRRGVRTGSKQLADGSAVRCCRVCGEPVGKA
- the rplN gene encoding 50S ribosomal protein L14 — encoded protein: MIQLRTRLDVADNSGARQIACVKVLGGSGRRYAHVGDVIIASVKEAVPDGIVKKGEVVRGVVVRTRQPIRREDGSFLRFDRNAAVIIDQQNNPKGTRIFGPVARELRDRNFMKIISLAPEVI
- the rpsQ gene encoding 30S ribosomal protein S17; its protein translation is MTNQTRGKRKTRVGTVDSVPSAKTAIVEVRRVQRHPRYDKVISARTRCYVHDEQGRAEEGDTVRIEECRPMSRLKRWRLVEVIAKGRGLGGPAATEAEVQEIEESIRGPREKRAAAADAGAAHDLSDAGTAGHTPGGAAS
- the rpmC gene encoding 50S ribosomal protein L29, encoding MREKAPEELHHLLAGWREELFALRVKAMTGQMEQYSRVGAIRKDIARALTVLKGRPASGEAAVKETEA
- the rplP gene encoding 50S ribosomal protein L16 — protein: MLQPAKSKFRKQQRGIMKGHGTRGTTVAFGEYGLQSLVNAWVTTTQIEAARVAVTRHLKRHGKVWIRVFPDKPVTKKPAETRMGKGKGAPETWVAVVRKGRILFEVDGIGPATAQEAMSRAAAKLGIRTRFVSRSTMR
- the rpsC gene encoding 30S ribosomal protein S3 produces the protein MGQKVNPIGLRLGINQEWRSKWYGAKRDFGTMLNEDVKIRGFIKERLGFAGIARVCIERYGKKVRINIWSSRPGIVIGRKGAEIDKLRDELAEMTGREIVLDVTEIKRPEVEAQLVAENVASQLLKRVSFRRAMKRAVSLTMDAGAQGVKIHCAGRLGGAEIARSEAYREGKIPLHTLRAEIDYGFAESRTAYGQIGVKVWIYKGEKVPGREVVRDGAPAG
- the rplV gene encoding 50S ribosomal protein L22, producing MKEAKAVGNYLRIAPRKARLVVDLIRGRSVQDAAQALRMCRKRGAGPVRKILDSAVANATGKEKPVPLVVREAFVDEGPTLKRYMPRAMGRATPIRKRTSRITIVVREGEPASDTKTSGRKAPAAKTARAERGARAQGGTRGAES
- the rpsS gene encoding 30S ribosomal protein S19 — translated: MARSIRKGAYVDEKLLKKVERMNRGNERRPLKTWARRSTIVPDFVGHTFTVHNGKKFIPVFVTESMVGHKLGEFAPTRTFRRHGVHTEKSAAAK
- the rplB gene encoding 50S ribosomal protein L2; the encoded protein is MGIKTYRPTTPSRRWITGHDFKEITKRSPEKRLTVAVRKKAGRNFMGRIMVRHLGGGHRRRYRIVDFKRNKAGIPARVAAIEYDPNRAARLALLHYADGEKRYILAPVGLGVGDTVVSGQNIEPRIGNALPLAEIPLGTQIHSVELRPGAGGILARGAGNGAELLSRDGAYAHVRLPSGEVRLVNVRCMAVVGQVGNSEHEAVRLGKAGRSRWLGRRPKVRGVAQNPVDHPMGGGEGRSSGGRHPCSPTGVLAKGGKTRSRRKPARHVVKARVKKRRRGGSGKA
- the rplW gene encoding 50S ribosomal protein L23 → MSDRRGIIKGPVITEKAGGGAGEGGRYAFAVDIRANKIEIRKAVETAFKVKVTKVNTITMRGKLKRVRWQVGKTPDWKKAIVTLREGDTIEYAT
- the rplD gene encoding 50S ribosomal protein L4; this encodes MTTMETLKVVDKHGRAAGEVAVSEKLRTARANPQLLHDVITGYRRNRRAGTASTLTKGEVAGSGKKPWRQKGTGRARAGYRRSPVWRGGGATFGPKPRDFGRSIPKALRRKALAAAFADKVRGGEIVLVDAVARPAKTKEMAGWLKTIGAANAPLIVLGAPDPAVERATRNIPGASVAQRGALSAWLLMAHGAVVMARGEFEFLQERL